One stretch of Candidatus Alcyoniella australis DNA includes these proteins:
- the argF gene encoding ornithine carbamoyltransferase, producing the protein MKHLLSLYDLSGTQIERLINTAIKGKAELCAGKRSRALADKSLAMIFEKPSTRTRVSFEVAMTQLGGHALFLAPEHTQLGRGEPIKDTARVLSRMVDGIMIRTFEHSVLEQFAQYSSVPIINGLSDLLHPCQVLADLMTIKQRLRSIRKPVVAWIGDGNNMTNSWINAAARLGFELRMAVPRGFDPDRAILERAQADRPGKLLLTRDPHEAARDADVVATDTWVSMGMKKDPKRIKAFKGFMVDEALMALAKPQAIFLHCLPAYREMEVSEAVIEGPQSAVFDEAENRLHVQKALLADLLK; encoded by the coding sequence ATGAAACACCTCCTCTCGCTGTACGACCTCAGCGGCACACAGATCGAACGCTTGATCAACACGGCGATCAAGGGCAAGGCCGAACTTTGCGCGGGCAAACGCAGCCGCGCGCTGGCCGATAAGAGCCTGGCGATGATCTTCGAGAAGCCCTCGACGCGCACGCGGGTCAGCTTCGAGGTGGCGATGACCCAACTGGGCGGTCACGCGCTGTTCCTGGCGCCGGAGCACACACAACTTGGACGAGGCGAGCCGATCAAGGACACCGCGCGCGTGCTCTCGCGCATGGTGGACGGGATCATGATCCGCACCTTCGAGCACAGCGTGCTCGAGCAGTTTGCCCAATACTCCAGCGTGCCGATAATCAACGGCCTGTCCGATTTGCTGCATCCCTGCCAGGTGTTGGCCGACCTGATGACGATCAAGCAGCGGCTGCGCTCGATCCGCAAACCGGTCGTGGCCTGGATCGGCGACGGCAACAACATGACCAACTCCTGGATCAACGCGGCTGCGCGGCTTGGTTTCGAACTGCGGATGGCCGTGCCCCGCGGCTTTGATCCGGATCGCGCGATCCTCGAACGCGCCCAGGCCGATCGTCCGGGCAAACTGCTGCTCACGCGCGATCCGCACGAGGCCGCGCGCGACGCCGACGTGGTGGCCACCGACACCTGGGTGAGCATGGGCATGAAAAAAGATCCCAAGCGCATCAAGGCTTTCAAGGGCTTCATGGTCGACGAGGCGCTGATGGCGCTGGCCAAGCCCCAGGCGATATTCCTGCACTGCCTGCCGGCCTATCGCGAAATGGAGGTCAGCGAGGCAGTCATCGAGGGGCCGCAGTCCGCGGTGTTCGACGAGGCTGAAAACAGGCTGCACGTGCAAAAGGCCTTGCTGGCGGATCTGCTTAAATGA